The sequence below is a genomic window from Zygosaccharomyces rouxii strain CBS732 chromosome D complete sequence.
TTATGATAACGTAGGAAGACCACCTGCTGTTGATGACTTGGTTACAATAAAACTTATTACTTTATCCGAGGCACTGATTCTTGTGGATGCGTTCAGACAACACTATGGTGCTTGGTGTTCATTCCCAGCCGATCAGcccattgaagaattagtGGAGAATATTAGGTCAAAGGATGGATCACTTCTGCTTACTACAACATGCGTATTGGCACTTCGATACACAGATAGATATCACGATTTGAAGACAAGGGTATACAAAAACCTTTTgtacaaattgaaatctgaTTTGGAACTTTCATTAAAATTCATGCCTCAAACAACTGAATTTTTACAAGCCattgtaattctttcacTTTACGCCTCAAGCTTTAGTAGTGATATTATGTCATTGGATGCGTGGTATCTATCCGGTATAGGACTACAGCAGTATATTACAAGGAATATTCAAGCATCATTGCAAACAGCTTTGGGTCAAggaaattcttttgaagatgaatccTCCGAGATTAGGGAATTTACATCTCTTCGGATATGGAACCATTTATGCCTTGTGCATTTAACACATTGTGTATTTTCTGGTAGAATGTGTGTTGTGGACGAAATTAGACTAGATTTATGTCGTCGAGTCCTGCAGTTGCCCAAGGCTACTAATTTTGATGGTAGAATGGTGGGTGAGATTGCTCTTGAGTtgattctttacaattttatGCAACAATGCCAATCAGCTGGGAGTACAGTACCAGGAGATCCAACAaataatttggaagatgttaaagaagatttgaaagattggtTAGAAGAGTGGAACTATCTTTTCACTCAACCAATTActcaattcttgaaatttgcCTATCACTACGGATATTCGATGATTATCTATTCGTGGTATCATCGTCTTTACTATATGGTTGCCGAAGAAGTTGTGATTCCACAAGGCAAGATTGATTATCTTCAAGCAGATGATAAGACGTTAATTGGAAGCTGTTTAAACGAATTTTACCCAGTGGGAAGAATTATAGACAGTATGCCACCAGAAAGTCAATTAGAAATGCTTGTACATAGCCATAGGGCATTACAGGAAGTGGTGAGGActgaatttgatattttcaaatacttATCTgatcaaatatttttttgCACTGTGCTATCATCATTGGTGTGCATTGAAATATCAGATAGCTTGCATAAGACGAGCAAAGACCTTTTAAACGACGATAAGGTAAGTGAAATTTTAATGGacatcaaaatattttcacTACGTTTACAAAAGATTAGAGAAGGTGAACTGAGAAGCTTCTGggttgaagaagttgattTAAAGATACCCAGTGTTATCTTGCAATATCATAAAGCTATTGAGAACTGTCTACATTCCAAATTCCCGAATTTCGAAAACCCAACATTATAAAATTCTACTCAGTAGTAAATCTAAGAGAAAGAAGTTGATCGTCGTGTATATAAGATATAGTTATAATGAATGGTGGTTTAAAAATATcagaaagagaaagaaaaaaaaaaggggTGGTTCATGATAAACCATAACTGGTGCATATTCCAAACCAGTTACGTCCCACACACGAGGAACTCGTAGATGTACTTGTTGGTACCTTGGACGAAGTTGACGAAGTTGAAGTCGTCGTTGGTGCATTCCTGTCCCTGATGTACTTCCAATTGAAGCAATCGATACAAGGTTCTGGTTGCTTGCAATGAGCTACTTGATCGTACTCGGTTAGGACACCATCAATAACTGTGTGGATTCTATGGTTTAACATACTCACACGCCAGCCTAAATCTGTAACGGAATCGTAAATGCAGATTTTACCCGTATGACAAGCAGTCTCCATAGCGTAACCAGCAATGGAACAACTTGAACTGGCACCGTTGCAAGTTCCCATGAATATCGGATCTGCAGTGTGTCCAATGTTCCAAACTGCTTCTTCGTAAATCGGTAGTCCTGGTGGGAAGGGCAGATGCAATCTTTTCGCTGCCAGCAGCTCTCCTGGTGCCTCGAACCCAACTGCAGGCCAGCCATAGGTACGTGCCAAAAGACTAGCTAGAGCTCCACCTAATGAATGGCCAGTTATCCATATTGTAGCATCTGGATAATTGTTTAAAACATCTTTGTAAATCTCCATAGTGGCTGCATAGTAACGATCTTTTCTTCTGAATTCTTTCTCGAGACAGGATTCATCGCAAGTGTAAGATTTTGTGTAGCAATCGCACACTGTGGTCCATAGATAGCTGATTCTAGCGCAGCAACAGGAAAATAGTAAGTTGTCGTTTATTTTATCGTTAGGTATagtatcttcttcacctgaACCAGGTAAACCTTGAGAACTAGTGCCCTTGATGGCTAATACAACGAcgttttccttttcattgTAGAAAATGTGTCCTCTTAAACCGTCACCATCCCATCCATAACTATCAGGATCAGATTCGTTCCAAGGTAAAGAGACGTTTCTCCAATCTCCCGTATGTGGTAATCTAACGTATGCATTAGACGACATTAGTGCTAGTGATAGTATGGTATCCTTATCAGTCACATTAGGAGCTTCAACGACTTCATCTACCCAATCTAGCGAAACCTTAGATGCCTTCAAAGGTGAATCTAGGgcaaaatccaaataacCTTCCATAAACTCGGGACTTCTATCCTTTAACCTTCTCATAAGTACTTTTTGACCCTTTagtttaaatttaaatccaaatggatTATCAGTGGCATACCTAGCATTAGTCGTCCATACTGAATCATCTATGGCGTTGGTAGCCACTTCGTTATTGTAGTGATCACCAGCCTTTATTACAAATTCGTCAGTTACCTCTAATTTCTGAATCGCGTCTTTTACTTGACCCACACCATGCCTATAGATACTAGCCAATTGGAATGTAGAATCTTCTGGATCTTCTGAATCGATATCGATTGTTATATCGTTTGTTGGCTCCGATTTCTTCCAAACTAGTAATGCTACGGTCGATATGATCAATAGGGTTACCACTAGTCGCCAATACCGTCCTCCCTTCGATGTTATAGCTGTCGCATGTCTACGAATCATGGATCCTAAACTACTTTGAAGTTCTTCACCGTGGTACGTAAGACTTGTTGATAGTACCTTGATGAGTTCTTTATGAGTAACCGATCAAGCACCCCGTCACATGATGAATTGTATATAAAAAGTCTATAATAATTAGTTAAGATCGACCAACCTAATTTGTGCATCCAGCTCCTTGTTCTGATGTTTTCCAACTAGCAAGTCCCTGCATTGTATcagtttcaaatcatttATAGTGACAGGAAGAACATCATCCTTTGATAATGAAAGTTCCAAAGTTCTTCGTAGAATTAGATCGACGAGAGAAATTACTAGAAGTAGGGCTTGTGCTAACGTTGGTGGAGTTTGTCCAGCAGGAGGCACCAGAGCATTTAGCAGCAGCGCACTGAACAAATCGCCGGTTCCGCTAAAATGAGCATTGATTCGAGGTACTGATGCATACtgaattttaccaccatcacAGCATGCACATATGTAACCATTTTTCAGTTCTAAACTTGTAACCACGATCTTATTCACTCGAGGATATAATTTCTGGAATTGTTCAATACTTGACTTCAACGATTCTAAATCTTGGATTTTTACTCCTGTTAAAGTCTCCATTTCGAATTGATTTGGTGTGACTAAATGAATCTTGTTATGGCGCAAAATCTGCTTGTAGGCATCCACGTTCTCACCAGACACATAGAGTTTACCATTGTCACCAAGCACAGGATCAAGAAcccatttcaaatctggATCCCTTGCAGACATTTCACCAACAGCTTCACCAATTTTGCGTAAGCTTTCAACACCTGGCAAATACCCCATGAGAACAGCATCGTATTGGATCTCAAGGGATTTGGCTAGCCCTTGTTCGAGGATCTCGCAAAGGTGACCAGCATCGTATCGAAATCCTGTAAAATGGCCATATCCGGGATGGTTTGAAAACTGAACAGTGTTCAGAGCATCCACATCCCACCCTTGGTACTGTAGTGGAAATGTAGCGGCTTTATTACCCACATAACCGTGTACAACATGAGATTGGATGGAAAGTACTTTCCTGGTCGAAATTCTAGTCATAGCATCCCTGTTGAATACCATAAGTCCACCTTTAACCTATCAACAAACCCACagaattctttaaaaatACTCTTGACCTCTGAAAATGGCCTCTTCTATTACCTTTGGAGGAACGTTTCCTTATAAGCTTCTAgctttttccaaattgcGCTTTCCTTTAAACTAAtatcttctttgaaagaacacGAAATCCATAGTAGAAAAGAAGTTCAAGAAAAATCCATTGAGAGACCTCTTTGGAGTCTCTATTGCAAGAATTTACTGGTTTGGATCGTTAGCATGAAATTCGTCACAGCAAATTGTAGCATTGGGTATCCTGTTTACGGAGCCAAGTTTCTGAACAACCGCATGCTGTTAGTGgcaggtggtggtggtgaaggAAACAACGGGATCCCAAACAAATTGACTGTATTACGGGTTGATTTCgccaagaagaaagttATCAAGAGGTTTAGAGAGATCACTTTGGATCCGAATGACGATTCACCAACGACTTTAGATGTCGCCAACGATACCATATTGATGGGATGTAATGAAAAtagtgaaaagattaagaaAGGTGAAGGGAACCATCATTTGAggaaatttttatttgaaaatgagCACTTAAAGTTTGTGGCGGGTATCGATTTTGATAGATCCAATCAACCTGAAGATTATACGAAACTCATCTACTTGTCCCGAGATGGATCTGTGGGAGCTGTTGCTTCTTCAGCCATCCCTACTGTGATAAGAATTATTGATCCTAAAGAATTGACAGAAAAGtatgaaattgaaactgGTCATGAAGTTAAGGATATGCATTTTGCGCCTGATGGTAAAGTGATTAGTTACATCACAGCATCGACTTTGGAAGTTATTTCGATTGTTACTGGTAGATTTATCATTAGAAAGACAGATTTTGATTCCAACTATTCTCTGTCCAAGATTAAGTTTTTAACTGATGATGTGGTTTTAATCGCTGCTGCTCTCAAGAAAGGCCCGGGTATTGTTATGATCAAAATTAGTTTAAGAAGTGGTAGCGCTACCGTTTTGAAGACGAAGTTTATCACCAACAAATTTAAGGGTGTTACTGCTATGGATGTGGATCATAAAAATGAGTTGGCTGTATTGGCAGGTAGTGACAATTCTTTGGCCATTGTTAAGTTGAAAGATTTGTCTCTCGGCAGAACTTTTAAACAAGTGCATAGTTTTGCCATTACAAGAGTCtcattttcatcagattctgGTCTAATCGCAAGTGTTTCTGCCGCTAATACTGTCCATGTGATTAAGGTTCCTGAGAATTTTGCCCAATCAACTTCCATATGGtccaaattgttgaaattgcTGTTGAATTTCGTATTCATAGCGTTACTTGCCTTCTTGGCTCAGATCTCTTTGAAATACGACTTGCACAACAGATTGTCTAAATTTGTTAAAGATTGGTACGAAGAAAGACGTAATAGAGCTATTGTAAAGAGAGAGGACTCTGAACAAGTAACTCTTGTCGGAGCAGTGTCTAGTGAAGTACCTTCTTCTGTGGTTCCCACTTATTCCATATCAAGTGAAACTATATCCAATGTAGTTGAACCAACGATCTCTTTCTCTAGTGGCTTGATTAGTGAAGAAAAAGCTACCACTGCGAACGATGTTACAACTAAATCTAGCGTGGCTAGTGTACCTTTGATCACTTCATTACAATCTTCATCCGATCAAATTTCTCCCTCTGCCGAGTCCACTACTAAGGaatcttctgattcttcAACGAGTACCACTAGCACTACTAGCTCATCAGCTTCGACTTCGACTCCAGTTGAGCAAAATGTTGCAAGTGACAGTACGATATCGGAAAGTGAAAGTTCCGCACCTACTACAAGTGCTTCTGCGACAACTACTGATACTTTGGCTGGAATTTCTGAGCAGACAGCAGTTAGCTCCCTGTCTCATCATGGAGCTACTCCTAAATCAGGAGATTTTGATACTGTAGCTGAGCCAGTCAACAAAGAAACCATTGATGAGGCTGTTGTTTTAGAAACCTCCACAAAACCTGCCGATTCGGTTGAGACTACATCGGCGATTGGCACTACACCAGAGAGTGCTGGCGGTCATTCAATGACTTCTGAGACATTAGAAGAGCCATCCAGCTCTTCTCAAGAGACCTACGCCTCGAGTACGACTACAACAGCTGTCCCCTTGACAAATTCTGTTGTTCCAAGTTCCAAGAGCACGACCAGCAGCGTGGAAACCACCACTTCTGAGTCTCTGACAAGCTTTCAGACTCCAACTGATTTGACTTCTGAAAGCGCTTTAACTGCTTCTTCTGAAATAACTACAGTTCCAAGTTCTCATACGCATGAGCAACATGATAAGAGCACCAGTTTAGCTGCCGctgaaattgattccaCCTCAGAAGCCAAGTTGGATACCTCGTTAGCTCAGACTCCAAGCAGCTCTTCCAAAGAAGTTAGTGCTACGGGGAGTATCTCCCCTGATGACGTGACACTCGAGATTGCCGCAGAGACTCCAAGCTCAAGTGACAGCTCTAGTGTCTCCTCCAAAACTGTGAGTACCACGCCATCTTCAGAAGCATCCTCTGTGGTTTCTGAAAGTAGTGCATCCACGCCCGAGGTCTCAGAAACTAGTTCATCCACCTTCACGACTTCCATTGCATCTTCTAATACTGCTTCCAATATTCCATCTTCTAGCATTACCACTACCGTTACAGAAGAT
It includes:
- a CDS encoding Zn(II)2Cys6 transcription factor (conserved hypothetical protein); this translates as MPPSDDISKSKYGTGVHKPRKKEFKGKRAVRACDTCRRLKTRCILSPIPNEFYCLRCESLKIHCSFQDMFGRPESKADEPEGSDPETLKMLIKHGYGTKDAEITSKLLHTINNNVHRVLQLLEGSSNDKSVSAPPAASASVPHSLPKVNLDVLDSNRIITPNTRSMEDVSPDLSSSLQSTERRHVLPYLSSPYVLLSQMVSKENLPIPVRKIYDNVGRPPAVDDLVTIKLITLSEALILVDAFRQHYGAWCSFPADQPIEELVENIRSKDGSLLLTTTCVLALRYTDRYHDLKTRVYKNLLYKLKSDLELSLKFMPQTTEFLQAIVILSLYASSFSSDIMSLDAWYLSGIGLQQYITRNIQASLQTALGQGNSFEDESSEIREFTSLRIWNHLCLVHLTHCVFSGRMCVVDEIRLDLCRRVLQLPKATNFDGRMVGEIALELILYNFMQQCQSAGSTVPGDPTNNLEDVKEDLKDWLEEWNYLFTQPITQFLKFAYHYGYSMIIYSWYHRLYYMVAEEVVIPQGKIDYLQADDKTLIGSCLNEFYPVGRIIDSMPPESQLEMLVHSHRALQEVVRTEFDIFKYLSDQIFFCTVLSSLVCIEISDSLHKTSKDLLNDDKVSEILMDIKIFSLRLQKIREGELRSFWVEEVDLKIPSVILQYHKAIENCLHSKFPNFENPTL
- the ATG15 gene encoding triglyceride lipase ATG15 (similar to uniprot|P25641 Saccharomyces cerevisiae YCR068W ATG15 Lipase required for intravacuolar lysis of autophagic bodies located in the endoplasmic reticulum membrane and targeted to intravacuolar vesicles during autophagy via the multivesicular body (MVB) pathway); this translates as MIRRHATAITSKGGRYWRLVVTLLIISTVALLVWKKSEPTNDITIDIDSEDPEDSTFQLASIYRHGVGQVKDAIQKLEVTDEFVIKAGDHYNNEVATNAIDDSVWTTNARYATDNPFGFKFKLKGQKVLMRRLKDRSPEFMEGYLDFALDSPLKASKVSLDWVDEVVEAPNVTDKDTILSLALMSSNAYVRLPHTGDWRNVSLPWNESDPDSYGWDGDGLRGHIFYNEKENVVVLAIKGTSSQGLPGSGEEDTIPNDKINDNLLFSCCCARISYLWTTVCDCYTKSYTCDESCLEKEFRRKDRYYAATMEIYKDVLNNYPDATIWITGHSLGGALASLLARTYGWPAVGFEAPGELLAAKRLHLPFPPGLPIYEEAVWNIGHTADPIFMGTCNGASSSCSIAGYAMETACHTGKICIYDSVTDLGWRVSMLNHRIHTVIDGVLTEYDQVAHCKQPEPCIDCFNWKYIRDRNAPTTTSTSSTSSKVPTSTSTSSSCVGRNWFGICTSYGLS
- the BUD17 gene encoding putative pyridoxal kinase BUD17 (similar to uniprot|P53727 Saccharomyces cerevisiae YNR027W BUD17 Protein involved in bud-site selection diploid mutants display a random budding pattern instead of the wild-type bipolar pattern), with translation MVFNRDAMTRISTRKVLSIQSHVVHGYVGNKAATFPLQYQGWDVDALNTVQFSNHPGYGHFTGFRYDAGHLCEILEQGLAKSLEIQYDAVLMGYLPGVESLRKIGEAVGEMSARDPDLKWVLDPVLGDNGKLYVSGENVDAYKQILRHNKIHLVTPNQFEMETLTGVKIQDLESLKSSIEQFQKLYPRVNKIVVTSLELKNGYICACCDGGKIQYASVPRINAHFSGTGDLFSALLLNALVPPAGQTPPTLAQALLLVISLVDLILRRTLELSLSKDDVLPVTINDLKLIQCRDLLVGKHQNKELDAQIRLVDLN
- the SED4 gene encoding GTPase-activating protein SED4 (similar to uniprot|P11655 Saccharomyces cerevisiae YNR026C SEC12 Guanine nucleotide exchange factor (GEF) glycosylated integral membrane protein of the endoplasmic reticulum important for the initiation of transport vesicle budding from the endoplasmic reticulum through activation of the GTPase Sar1p), whose amino-acid sequence is MKFVTANCSIGYPVYGAKFLNNRMLLVAGGGGEGNNGIPNKLTVLRVDFAKKKVIKRFREITLDPNDDSPTTLDVANDTILMGCNENSEKIKKGEGNHHLRKFLFENEHLKFVAGIDFDRSNQPEDYTKLIYLSRDGSVGAVASSAIPTVIRIIDPKELTEKYEIETGHEVKDMHFAPDGKVISYITASTLEVISIVTGRFIIRKTDFDSNYSLSKIKFLTDDVVLIAAALKKGPGIVMIKISLRSGSATVLKTKFITNKFKGVTAMDVDHKNELAVLAGSDNSLAIVKLKDLSLGRTFKQVHSFAITRVSFSSDSGLIASVSAANTVHVIKVPENFAQSTSIWSKLLKLLLNFVFIALLAFLAQISLKYDLHNRLSKFVKDWYEERRNRAIVKREDSEQVTLVGAVSSEVPSSVVPTYSISSETISNVVEPTISFSSGLISEEKATTANDVTTKSSVASVPLITSLQSSSDQISPSAESTTKESSDSSTSTTSTTSSSASTSTPVEQNVASDSTISESESSAPTTSASATTTDTLAGISEQTAVSSLSHHGATPKSGDFDTVAEPVNKETIDEAVVLETSTKPADSVETTSAIGTTPESAGGHSMTSETLEEPSSSSQETYASSTTTTAVPLTNSVVPSSKSTTSSVETTTSESLTSFQTPTDLTSESALTASSEITTVPSSHTHEQHDKSTSLAAAEIDSTSEAKLDTSLAQTPSSSSKEVSATGSISPDDVTLEIAAETPSSSDSSSVSSKTVSTTPSSEASSVVSESSASTPEVSETSSSTFTTSIASSNTASNIPSSSITTTVTEDVSAASTTTPTAAAASVSETLTTETTSSVISSASDHSLDSSSKVSPPSETTTTSAAVTKESEPTSSDSTIVFTEEATTSIPPPVNLASDTESSSEGSDATSLSSSISRDQAKATPTSNQISDSIHSEEIVPEYGEHLQTGSKPLHTHQETAATTEGVDSVSSSVSFSQTTKKTDDFSTTSTPKVDEPTQDVDVSAKDEKDVAQEDFVEEVELNE